From the genome of Biomphalaria glabrata chromosome 17, xgBioGlab47.1, whole genome shotgun sequence, one region includes:
- the LOC129923594 gene encoding piggyBac transposable element-derived protein 4-like — protein MMCSNFQKAFYPFEEVAINEMVIGFKGRFGPLQYNPSKPEKHHIKNYGLCDSSTSYVINLITYYGSDTSYSDSSKSITSHAVKIFDTLLQPIQSGHHIFADRYYTSTDLLEYLTQKRFYYTGTVNLARKNFPAELKKQKLRHRETKFYKSVGSIDALCVAWQDKKSKKPCNIVSTKSTNGIINVQQKRSVVEKPEMVNDYNMMMNDCDRADQMLSYYSVHSRKSMKWWKKVFFWIFEFAQIKALIIYNATQVTCDQPSKKLYLK, from the coding sequence ATGATGTGTTCAAATTTTCAAAAGGCATTTTATCCTTTTGAGGAGGTTGCTATTAATGAGATGGTGATAGGATTTAAAGGCAGGTTTGGACCATTACAGTACAACCCTAGTAAGCCTGAAAAGCACCACATAAAAAATTATGGCTTGTGTGATAGCAGTACAagttatgtaataaatcttatTACTTATTATGGAAGTGACACTTCTTACTCAGACTCATCAAAGAGTATTACCAGCCATGCAGTCAAAATATTTGATACCCTTCTACAACCAATTCAAAGTGGGCATCATATTTTTGCTGATAGATATTATACATCAACAGATCTCTTGGAATATCTAACTCAGAAAAGATTTTATTATACTGGGACAGTCAACTTGGCTAGGAAAAATTTCCCTGCCGAGCTCAAGAAGCAAAAGCTGCGTCACAGAGAAACTAAATTTTACAAGTCTGTGGGCAGTATAGATGCTCTTTGTGTGGCATGGCAGGATAAGAAATCTAAGAAGCCTTGCAATATAGTGTCCACAAAATCAACCAATGGCATCATTAATGTGCAACAGAAGCGCAGTGTTGTGGAGAAGCCAGAAATGGTTAACGACTACAATATGATGATGAATGATTGCGACAGGGCAGACCAAATGCTCTCTTATTATTCTGTGCATTCTAGAAAAAGCATGAAATGgtggaagaaagtctttttcTGGATATTTGAATTTGCACAGATAAAGGCCCTCATCATTTATAATGCCACACAGGTTACATGTGACCAGCCTTCAAAAaagctttatttaaaataa